CCAAATAGACATCGGCAAGCGTAATCGTCTCCGGAGCACGCTTCAAGCGGTAACCGCCGTCACGGCCCTCCCTTGTCTCAAGGAGCTGTTCCCTAGCCAGCTTAGCCAGTACGCGCCGCAGCATCGTTGCTTCCGACTTCATATGGCCCGCCAGCTCCGCGCTGGTACAAGCATTAGGTTTCCGGGAAAGCACAACAAGCGCCTGCAGGGACAAGCCAAACCATTTATGATTCGGAGCGCTGCTGCACCGTTCTTTTTCCGTTTGAATGGGATTGTTATCAGGCTGAATAATGATGTTCATCCTCTCCTTCCTTAGTAGGATCTTAGAGGCACATCTGTATTATAGGGTCCAAAATAAGCTGTCAGCAAGCCCGAAATTATGCCTGCTTGCGCATGGTAAGGGATACCCGGCCCTTTTTCAAATCAACGCCAAGCACCCAAACGGTGACATTGTCGCCTACGGATACCACATCCATCGGATGCTTCACGAATTTATCGCTCATCTGCGAAATATGGACAAGGCCGTCGTTCTTGATGCCAATATCGATAAAGGCGCCAAAGTCGATAACATTCCGAACGGTGCCTTGCAGCTCCATACCCGGAGTCAAATCTTCAATATTGAGGACATCGGTATGGAAGATCGGCGGCGGAAGCTCCTCACGCGGGTCACGCCCCGGACGGAGCAGGCTATCGATAATATCCTTCAAGGTTGGCACCCCTACGCCAAGCGAAGACGCCATGGCTGCAGGATCGATTCCCGACAGCTTCTCCTTCAGCTCCTCCGTGCCAAGCTGATTCTGCTTCAGGCCAAGCTCGGCAAACAGCTTGCCGACAACGTCATAGGATTCCGGGTGAATCGGCGTGCTGTCCAGCGGATTCGCCGCTTCCGGAATACGCAGGAAGCCAATGCATTGCTCGTAAGATTTCGCGCCGAGGCGCGGTACCTTCTGCAGCTGGCCGCGTTTCGCGAACCGGCCGTTCTCCTCGCGGTACTTCACGATATTTTTCGCAATCGTTGCGTTGATCCCCGCTACGTAAGAAAGCAGCGACGCGGACGCTGTGTTAACATCTACGCCAACATGGTTAACGGCAGATTCAACAACGCCGCCAAGGCTTTCATCGAGCCGTTTTTGGCTGACGTCATGCTGATATTGCCCAACGCCGATCGCTTTAGGCTCAATCTTCACAAGCTCGGCGAGCGGATCCTGGAGTCGACGCGCAATCGAGACCGCGCTGCGCTCGGCTACGTCAAGATCGGGGAATTCTTCTGCCGCAAGCTTGGAAGCGGAATAAACGCTTGCCCCGGCCTCGCTTACGATAATATATTTCAGCTCGCCTTGACCGGCTGCCTTGCGTTTGCCGATTAAGCCGGCAATAAATTGCTCCGTTTCGCGGGAAGCTGTTCCGTTGCCGATTACAATAAGCGTTACGCCGTAACGATCAATCTGACCGTTAATGATTTTTTCCGCTTCCGCGGCCTTATTGTTGGGAGGAGTCGGATAAGTTACGGCTACCTCCATAAGCTTGCCGGTATCGTCAATAACGGCGAGCTTGCAGCCCGTCCGGTATGCCGGGTCAACCCCCAATACCACATTGCCGCGAACAGGCGGCTGAAGCAGAAGGTTGCGCAGATTTTCCGAGAAGATGGAGATCGCATGCTCCTCCGCTTTCTCCGTCAGTTCGCCGCGTACTTCCCGCTCGATCGAAGGGGAAATGAGCCGTTTGTAAGCATCCTCAATAACGGCCGCGAGCACATCGCGTACGGCAGGCGCAGTCTGCTGACGAAGCACTTTGCGCTGGATAAACTCATGGATCCGTTCCGCCGAAAGCTCAAACGAGACGCGCAGAATATCTTCCCGCTCTCCGCGGTTAATCGCCAAGACGCGGTGCGGCGGCAGCTTGCGGACCGGCTCCTGATAACTGTAGTACATCTCATAGACGGATTCGGCATCCGCGTTTTTCGCTTCGGTCTTAAGCAGCGCCTGGTCAAAGGTATGCTTCCGCACCCAGGACCGGATCGCTGCGTCATCCGCGATATTTTCCGCCAGGATGTCCATTGCGCCTTGAAGAGCATCTTCTGCCGAAGCTACGCCTTTGTCCTCATTCACGTATTTAGACGCTTCAGCAAGCGGTTCGCCCTGGCGGGGCTGAGCCCACAGCCACAAGGCAAGCGGCTCTAAACCGCGTTCCTTCGCGACGCTGGCGCGCGTCTTGCGCTTCTGGCGGTAAGGACGGTAAAGATCCTCAACCTCCTGCAGCTTGCCCGATGCCTCAATCGAGCGGCGAAGCTCATCGGTCAGCTTGCCCTGCTCATCAATTAGACGGATCACTTCGCGTTTGCGTTCTTCCAGATTACGCATATATTGCAGCCGTTCTTCAATCGCCCGGAGATCATTCTCGTCAAGCTCGCCGGTCATCTCTTTCCGGTAACGCGCGATAAACGGTATCGTATTGCCTTCATCGAGCAAAGCCACAGCCGATTTCACTTTCGTAATCGGAATCGACAGCTGCGATGCCATGCTTTTTATGATTTGTTCATTCTCGGCAGCAACCTGCCCGGGTGTCCGTTTGCCCGTGCCTGCCGCTTCCTCTTCTACTTGCTTTACTTTAGTATCTGCCAAACAACTGCACCGTCCCTTCAAACTTTTCATTTACAAAAAGGCCATAACTACATTGTCTCAGATTTGAAACCGCTTTTCCATATTTCCGGAAACGAAACCAAAAAAGCAGCAAACCGCCGGCAGAAACAGCCGGCGGTTCGCTTAATAAATTATCTCACATAAGGGTTATTGGCCATTTCAAAGCCAATCGTTGTTTTGGGCCCATGTCCCGGGTAAACCTTAACTTCGGGCGAAAGCTTGTATAGCTTCAATTGAATCGAATCGAACAAATCCCGCTCCCGGCCGCCCGGCAGGTCAGTCCTGCCGACGGATTGCCGGAACAGAACATCGCCCGAGAAGATATCATTCCCGCAGAGGAAGCTAACGCTGCCCGGAGAATGACCGGGCGTATGTAACACTTTAAACGTATGGCCGATAAAATTCAGCGTCTGCCCTTCGTCCAGCGCGTATTCGGCTGGACCTGTCGTCAGCGGCGGCGTTACGTCCGACCACCGCATCGAGCCGTTCTTGCGGGCATCCGTCAGCCAATCCGCCTCTAGATCATGAATATATACCGGACAACCCGCAGCGGTTCTTATTTCCTCTACGCCGCCCATGTGATCGAAATGGGCATGAGTGAGCAGAATCGCTTCAACCTTAACTCCGGCGATCCGGTCCAGCAGCCGCTTCGGCCCCATTCCCGGATCGATAATAATTCCTCGCTCTTCGCCGCTTTGCTCATCTTTTTCCGTCAATAGATAAGCATTGGTTTGCAGCGGGCCAAGCGTAAACGTTTCAATACGCATGTTCGCAATACTCCAATCTAATCCGTTTACACCGATTCAATCAACGCTCTAATTTCCTGTACAACCAAAGCGTGATAACCGGTGCCTTCGCCGTAACGGCGCATAATTTCTTTCCGTGTTTCCGCAAGCTTGTCCTGGTAGTCCGCTGCTTCGCGGTCCGGATTTTCTTTCTTGAAGAGCACCATTGGTTCCTGGATGTAGGTTGGTCTTGGTCCCCAAGTGCCGTGTATCGCCTTGCCTTCCGCATCGGTTACGATAACAACAGGAACGGAGCGGCCTCCCATCGTCAGGAACTGATCCATCGTATCGAGATTTTCTTCCATAATAAGAACCTCAACCGGGATTTCTCCCGTCTCCAGCGCACGGAATACAACCGGAATATTGCGGACAACGTCTCCGCACCAATCCGCCATCAGAATAAAGACGCGCAGGTCATTGCGGCTTTTGAGCGATTCGAAAAATTCGCGGTCGCTATCGCTTGCCCATTCAAATTTATCGTACCAGCCCTGAAATGCTTCCTTGTTCTTGGTCATTCCTTCCACAAACTGCTGCGGGCTAATCCCTTTGTTTAATTTTTCGGCTACGCTTCTGCTCATTTCATCCCTCTTTCCGTTTTGTTATACAGACTTGCCTCTGGAACGAATAAACTTGTACACCACGTAAACAATCAGCAATGCTATAGCAATCAGAATAGCCGGTTGTACGTACTGAGCGGCCTTCTGATCGACATCTTCCCAATTCTCACCTAATGTTTTGCCCAAATGAACAAATAATATTGTCCAAGGGATGGAAGCAAGCGCCGTCAACAGCGTAAACAAGCCGAAGTTCATCTTCGCCATGCCGGCCGGAATCGAGATAACCTGGCGCATAACCGGGATAAAACGGGCGGTAAAGACGATACCCGCTCCGTATTTCTTGAACCATCCTTCCGCGACATCGACATGCTTCATCTTGATCTTAATATATTTGCCGTATTTCTCGACCAAAGGACGGCCGCCGAATCTTCCAATCGCGTATAAAATCCAGTTCTGCCCAACCGCGCCAAGCACGCCGAAAATAATAGCGCCCAGATACGATATTTTCCCTTCCGACACTAAATACCCGCCGAAACCTAATACTATTTCACTTGGAATCACCTCTATGAGCAATCCAATTAGTATCCCGAAGTAACCAAGGCTTTCAATCCATACTAAAATTTCGTGCAATATATCCTTTATTAAATCCATTCCATCCCGCCTTCCCATCCTAAATATCTAAATAATAGCAATTGACTGTATTCTACCATACGAAGCGGACAGGCATCTACCCGGACTCTGGTCCGGCTTGTCCGTGCGACTAAAGGTGTCATGCCGGGACAAGCTGCCGCATACACTAGCATAACTTCGAAACCGCTCTCGTTATAAGATTAAAGAGGAGGAATCCTTATGTCACGCGTATTTATCATTAATAAAAAGCATGTACAGCTATTTGTGTTTGCCCTGCTTATCATCCTCCTGGCAGCCGTCTATTTAAGCTGGAACCGTACGCATACGGCTAGCAGCCAGCCAACAAAGGTACAGACCATCCAGCTTGTAACGGGCGAATTCAGCACAACGACCGAAGACGGCAAAAAACTGGAGGTATACCGCTGGGATCCGGGCACCGTCAGCCTCCGCAAGGGCGAGCCTGTCGAGCTTCGCATAAGCGGCGTTAACGGCAGCAGCCACCCTTTTGTCATTGAAGGCCTCGGCATTAAAGGCGAAGTGAAAAAAGGACAAACCACGGTTGTCCGGTTTACGCCTGAGCAAGCCGGCACCTACCCCATTATATGCCAGGTTCATACCGATATGAACAATGGCGGACCGATGGTCGGCTACATCGAGGTCCATTAACAAACAGTAATACGTTGCTTGGAAGTGACCGTCTCAAACTCGGGCGCATATTTATGAGTTAGAGAGGAGTCGGTTCACGATGAAGTCAACTACCCAGAAGCATACGTCCGGCCTGCCGTCCGCACGAAAAATCCGCCGCGCCTGCAGCAATGAACTGTATCGAACCGTCAAACGGTTGAAGGTATGGGTGCCCAAAGAAAAAATGGAGCAGGCCGAAGACTTGTATTACAAAAAGGTCATTATGAACCTGCTCTTTATTGCGGAGAACGAAAAAAACCGCAAGGTTCTGTCCGACTGGTGGGACGAGAACGTTGCCAGCGATATCGCCGAGCTGTGGGACGTGGATATCGCCAAGCTCCGCTGGGCATTCCGCGATGCATTCGGGGGATAAAAAAAAGCTGCCGCGCGGCAGCTTTTTTTGCATAAACGATTAATAATAATTGCTGTTCATAATCGGCGCATCCACTTTGTCCTGCAAGGTCGCAAGTCTAAGCAGAACGATACTGATCTGTGCTTTCGTAACTGCAGCGTTAGGGTTGAACTTCCCGTTCTCAGCCGTTAATAATCCCAGCTTCATCGCAATCGTTACGGCGCCTTTATTTTTAATTTGGGCAGCATCCTTCAGCTTGGTTACATCGGTATCGCCGGACATAAACTCGGACAACTTATCGTATTTGAGAAGTTTGGTCAGCCATACCGCCAAGTCGCCGCGCGTTAAAGCCTGCTCAGGATGCAGCTTTTGCGTTGGTGATGCTTTCAGGAAGCCTCTCTGCACCAGGTACTCTACCGCCGAAGCGTATGGACTGTCGACCGGAATGTCGGCAAACCGCTGCTTCTGCGGAGTCATGTAGCTTTGTCCTCCCGTAAAGCCGGCCAGCAGCATATTCACCCAGTCTCCGTTGTTAACGGTTTGGTCCGGGTGAATAAGTCCGTCGGCTTCCGGCTGAATAATGCCATAGTCAAACATGACTAGCAGCGATTTGGACGCCCAATGCTTCTTCGCGTCTGCCGGAATTTCACCCTTCTGCACCGTTGTGCCTGGGAAAATGTATTGCTGCTCCAGCTTGCCGGTAACCGCATTTACAATAACGCCCCAGTTGTTGTCATCGGTTAGTTTGGGCATGTACACAAGCTTCACTTGCTGCTCCTGGAGCTTGCCATCCAAATAGTTGCCTCCGACTGTAGTGTATTGCAGTTCAGTACGAATAGAGTCCCGGTATAGCTTAAGCGCTTCTTCCTCCGTCATTTTAGCGGTTAAGGAATCCAGCTTGCTTAGCTTATCCGTCGGTGTAGTCATATTATAATAGTTTGTCAGATTCCCTTGTCCATCCAGATTGATCTGAACAGCTGACGACTGGATCGGCTTATCTTTATAGAACTGTTGGAAGCTGTAGATAAAAGCCGTGTCCGGACTATAGGAACCCGTTCCCGAGCGGTCGACCAGCTTCAGGCTGCCGGAGGCATTCGGATATAACGAAGTAACGAGATCCTGGGCTTTTGCCTTCGCTTGCGCTTCCGTAATCGACGGCTTCCCTGCCGTTTCTTCGGCTGCGGCGGAATCTCCTGTCGGGTATGAAAAAGTAGAATAATCGATTAATTGGCCGGTTTTTGCATCCACTGTAGCATGGGTTTGAATGCCGCCAAACGGGCTGCCATTATAAATCGACCAAGTCTTGCGGCCTTCACGGTCGGTGCTGGTCGAAGCTTGTTGGGTCCCTTCCGCGTTTTCCTTGCCGACAACCGCAGTCACAACCGCAATAGCTTCCTCCTTGGTCAATTCCCCTCCCGTATGAGGCTTAAATGCAGCTGCCGTGGAAGAGATAGAGGAGTAGCCGGTTGCCGGAAAAGAATCGATAGGTTGTCCTTGATCATCAAGGAACTTGCCCGACTTGGCATCAACCAGGCCTATCCCGCTAACCGCAACATATCCAAGACGGTAAGCCGACGTATTCGTTTGATTCACGTAATAATCGGAGCCCGGAACGTAAGCAAGTTGCAGCTTCAATTCTTTTTTTATTTTTTCGGCAGCTTGTTCTGCTGTCAGGGTCGTATCCGGAGATGGATAATCTTTACCCGTGCTAAAACCGTAATAATTAATAATATTTCCGTTACCGTCAACAACTACCTGAATTTGATTGCTTGTTGTCGGAATGCCGTTCACTTGGGCCTGATAGCTGAAACTGTATTGTACCGGGCCAAACAAAGCTTGCGGATAATCGCTCTCGACTGGCTTAAGCTGAAGCTTGTCTGTCGATTTCATGGAAGGAGAAGCTACCGCAATGAACTGCTTGGCGATTTTCTCAGCTTCCGCTTTCGATACTTCAGCCGGATAATAAGCTTCTTCCTTAGGAAGCGGATTATAATATGTAATGATATCTCCGGTGATCGCATCAATCCTGGAATCAAAGCCATGAGTTCCGTTCTCGACGGATACGCTCCACTGAATGGTCCAAACCATCTCATTGCTTGGCGGATATTGATTCGGATTACCAAGGTCGATACTTGTCACCTCGGCATCCTTCAGTTCAGGGAACAGCTTCCTGAAACGATCAACTGCCTCATCCTTCGAAATTTTCGCCAAGCTTTCGTCCAGTACGCCACCCGGGGCGGTACTTGCTCCCGTGCCAGTGGAGGAAACAATTGTCATTGTCCCTGATTCCGCCGCGTAAGCAAGATTTCCAACCGGAAGCAGGCTGAGCGCCAGGACCGTTGCAAGCAGCTTGCCTTTCATCGATTTCTTCATTCCTTTTCCTCACCTTCTCTAAAATAGAAATCACTTCCAAATTACACCTTAGTATAGACGATAGAAAAGGGGCGAAGGTTTCAATTTTTTTTACAATTCATTCATGAGAAACATTTACTATATTTGCAAATAACAAAAAAGCCGTCTGGGTTTTGGGCCCCAGACGGCTTTCTTCATTTCAAACCGTTATCCTTCCTGCAGACGATCCACGGGTACCGTTTTGGAATTTCCTCCAACCTGTACAGTCGCTGTACCGCTTGCTTCGTCTACATGCTCAATCCATACGGAATTCCCGTCATCAAGATGGACCTTGATCGATTCCTCTGAATTATAAATCTGTTTAGCGCGGTTTACGTCCATTTGCTTCACGGCCTCCTTCGCACTTGCCTCTGCAGGTCAGTCTTTTGTTTCGGGAACCATGTAATCAGTTGTTGATTCATCGATTAACCCGTTATGCTCAGACACGGTGCCTCCGCCTAATCCCTCATTCACCATACGGTCAATATCCATGAAGTAATTGTCGCGGCCTTCATCCCATTTGTCTGCCGGGGGCTTCTCGTTGTTTTCCAAGTCGTCAAAATCCATCATAGTCGGTTCGCTCCTCCCTGCTGCAAGCATTATTGGTTCAAGCAAAATATGCCCGAATTGATTGATTCTCATGCATTGCGGGAACAATAAAGAGTAGAAGAAGATATAAAGAAATTCATTTTAGGAGGAGTAACCAGATGCATACGGTGTGGAAAGGCGCAATCAGCTTCGGGCTTGTCCATGTGCCGGTGAAGATGTTCACCGCTACGGAGGATAAAGATATTTCGCTTCGCATGATTCATAAGCCTTGCGGCAGTCCTATCGCCTATGTCCGCCGCTGTCCGAATTGCGATGTAGAGGCGGAATGGGACGATATCATTAAAGGCTATGAATATGAAAAAGGCAGCTATGTGCTGTTTGAAAAGGATGAACTGGAGCAGCTGGCCGGAGAAAAGTCCCACACGATTCAAATTCTTGATTTTGTCGCACTCGAGGAAATTGATCCGGTGTACTTCCAGAAAACGTATTATTTGTCCCCGGATCAAGCCGGAAGCAATGCTTACGGCCTATTGCTTCAAGCAATGTCCGATACCGGCAAGATTGGCGTAGCCAAAGTATCGATCCGATCGAAAAGCAGTCTAGCCGCCATTCGGGTCATTGATAACTGCCTCGCGATGGAGACGATTTTTTATCCGGATGAGATCCGCTCGATCTCCCATGTTCCCGGGATTCCTGAATCGTTTACCATTAACGACAAAGAACTGACGATGGCCAAGCTTCTAATCGAGCAGTTGTCCACTCCTTTCGAACCGTCCAAATATTCCGATGATTACCGGGCTAACATGCTTCAGGCTATCCAAAATAAAGTCGCCGGACAGGAAATACGCGTAGCGCCTCAGCAGGAGCAAACGAATGTGCTTGATTTGATGGCCGCCCTGCAAGCCAGCCTCGATGCAGCCAAGCTGCCTCCGGGCGGAGTCGGTCTCGATACCGGCGCAGGCAAACCTGTAGCAGCAGTTCCTGAAGCAGCCGCAGACCAACCGGTTGTAAAGCCGCGCAAACCTAGAACCAAGAAGCCTGAAGCAACGGAGACCGTCTCTTAATGACGGTCTTTACGCTGCCTGCCGAGCCGATGATTCCTGTCGCGGATGACCATGTCCCGAAGGAGTCCGGCTGGATCTACCAGATCAAATGGGACGGCGTCCGAATCGTCGCTACGGTTCATGATGAAGGCAGGATTGACTTGTTCTCGCGCAAGCTGCTGAATAAAAATGCCGTCTACCCGGAAATCCACCGGACATTGCAGGAGCAGGCTGAAGCTCTTGGTCCCTGCATGCTGGACGGAGAGATCGTCTATTACGATGGCGAACGTCCGAATTTTCAAATGGTACTAAGCCGTGAACGCAGCTTTGGCGGGGATCTCTCTTCGTCTTCAAGCAAAGGGAAAGTGCTGTATGTTCTCTTCGACCTGCTGCAGGACGGCGAGGAGGATTTGCGCCCGCTTCCCTATGCGGAGCGGCATAAACGGCTGCTTGCCAAGCTGAAGCCCGTCCAATCCGACCGGCTACTTATAGCTGATCTATATACGGATGCGGATGCTCTATGGAAATGGGTCGATGACCATCAGTGGGAAGGAATCGTCAGCAAGAGGCTTGATAGTTCCTATAAGGAAGGCAAAGCTCATCGCGATTGGCTGAAAAAGAAACGGGCTCTCCTGCTTGACGTTGGCATCGTAGGCGTAAAGCGCCGCGACGGCCGCGCAGCTAGTCTAGTCATGTCCGATCAGGGGCGTTTTATCGGAAGCGTCTCGCTTGGCCTTGACGAAGCCATGCGGGAAGCGCTTGGCCAAATGCTGCAGCTGCGGAGAAGCGATGCTCCTTCGTGGCCGATGCCTTTTCCGGCTTTGCCGGCTGAGCTTAAAGGCGAGAGCATTATTTGGCTGCCGTCCCCGCTTCCTTGCCGGGTAACCGGACTCGAGCTGACATCCGCCGGATTATTAAGGCATCCCAAGCTTGTATCCTTTGGTCTAAAACCATCAGGAGGCCACTCATGAACAAGACAAGCGCATCTGCCAAGCGGCCCGCAATGGTCATGGTGGAAGGACAGGAAATAACGGTTACGAATCCGGAGAAGCCCCTTTGGCCGGAGCATGGGATCACTAAGCTGATGTATTTGGAGAAGCTCGCCATGCTGTCGCCTTTTTTGCTGAAGCATTGCAAGGACCGTTATTTGACGACCATCCGTTACCCGCATGGTTATGCGGGCAAATCGTTTTATCAGAAAAACTGCCCTGAGCCAAAACCGGAGTTTGTCCATATCTCCGAAAGCGAAGGGATCTCGTATATTCAACTCGATAACCTGCCGACTTTGTTATGGCTCGGCAACCTGGCTTGCCTTGAGTTCCATGCATCCTTCGACCGGATCAGTAATCCGGACCGCCCTACCGAATGGATTCTGGATCTTGATCCTTCCCGCGAGGAAGAACCGCGTATCATCGAAGCGGCTGCGCTTGTCGGGAAGCTGCTGGAATCGCTGAAGATCAAATCCGTCCCCAAAACCTCTGGCGCAACGGGCGTCCAGATTGTTGTACCGTTACAGCAGAAATACACCTTCGATGAATTGAGGGGCTTAGGGCAATTCGTCGGCGACTACCTGTCCAGCGCTTATCCCCAGCTTTTCACCGTTGAACGGTTGACCAAAAACCGCGGCGACCTGATTTACGTCGATTATCTTCAGCATTACAGGGGGAAAACAATCTCAGCCCCTTATACGCCAAGAGCGCGCTATGGCGCTCCCGTCTCCACGCCGCTAAAGTGGGAAGAAGTGTACGCCGGAGGCATAAAGCCGGCCGACTTCCATCTTCTGAACATCGGAGAGCGACTGCAGCGTTTCGGCGATTTGATCGATTTGGAGAAGCCGCAGGATTTGGGCCATGTGCTCAGCTTTATCCATGCTAAAAAATAAGCCGCCCTTTACAAGAGCGGCGATAACAGCCTGGCAGCGGCCTCCGCTGCCTTTTCCTTTTTCGGCCTTTGCCGAAAGTCTTCCAGATCAAGCTCGCGGCTGTCGAGCAGATCCTGCTCGTAATCCCGCTTCAAGTGTTTGATCGTCCCAGCGTCGAACAATACCGCATTTTGCTCGAAGTTGCTGTGAAAGCTTCTCATGTCCATATTGGCCGTTCCCACTACCGCAAGGAGCTCATCCACGATCATCACTTTTGCGTGAATGAAGCCTTTCTGATAACGGTACACCCGAACCCCGGCTTCCAGCATCCGCTCTACAAACGACAAGGTCGCCCATAAAACGAGCTGCGTGTCTGGAATACCGGGAATAACGAGCCGCACATCTACCCCGCTTTTTGCGGCACTCCCTAGCATGGCTAGCAGACTCTCATCCGGTATAAAATACGGCGTTGAAATATAGACGCTTGTCCGGGCCGCTTTTACGGCAGCAAACGCCGTCTCCAGGATAGGCTCACCGCTCCGGTCGGGCCCGCTGGACACAATTAACACCGGCTCCTGCAAAGCTTCATCCGGATCATGCTCCGGCATATAACCTGCATTCACCGGCAGACGTTCCTTAACGGCCAGCTCCCAATCCTTCATAAACAGCTCCTGCAGGAAATAAACCGCATCCCCTTCAAGCCGAAGCTGCGTATCCCGCCAAAATCCAAGCTTCTTATCCTTGCCCAAATACTCGTCTCCGATATTGATGCCGCCTACAAATCCGACTTTCCCGTCAATTACAGCAATCTTGCTGTGATTGCGGCTGTTCAGGAGCCGATTGAGCAAAGCCGCGCCCGGCGGTGAAAAACAGCTTACCTGCACGCCCGACCGCTTCAGCTCGCGAACATACCGCTTGCTTAATTTGACGCTTCCAATCCCGTCATACAACACGCGTACCTCAACGCCTGCCTTGGCTTTGGCGGTCAGGATATTCAAAAACTCCCGGCCAATTCCGTCATCGCGGATCGTGTAATAGTCCAGATGAATATGGTGACTAGCTTGCTTCATTTCTTCTAATATAGAGGCAAACGTCTCCCGCCCGTTTGTCAGCACCTTCACTTGGTTGCCTAACGTAACCGGTCTGCCGGAACAAACGCGCAGGAGTCGAAGCAGCTGTTCTTGCTCCAGTAAGCCGGATTGCCCAAGCTCGCCGGGACCGGCAGCACAAATAGACAAACGCTCGGCAGCTTGCTCGTATTCTCTCGAGACTGCCCGTCCTTCCTTGACGCGTCTCGAACGGCCAACCATCCAATATCCCGCAAAACCAAGAACAGGAACGGCCAGCGCAATGACAATCCATGCAGCCGCTTTCGCCGGAAGACGTCTTTCGATCCATACAATGACGACAGGCTGAGCGCTATACAGGAGTAAAAATATGATTATTGCCGTAAGCCAACCGATCATCCGCGCACCCCATTATTGAAATCCCCTGAAATCCCCATTCACTTAGTGTGGTCGACCTGTCTTAAGCGTATACTTTAGGAACACAAAAACAGCCTATCTGCCGGTGCTTCCGGCAGATAGGCTGTTACCCCTCGAGACGATGATTCGATAAATAATGACGGAGCGCCTCCCGCCAGTGACGAAGCGGGGTAAATCCGTTGCTGCGAATCGCGCCGTGATCCATAACCGAATAATGCGGGCGGGGAGCAGGCCTTGGATACTCCTCCGTCGTACATGGATCGATCCTCGTGCTGCTGCCGCTCTCCTCCATTATGGCCTGCGCAAATTCAAACCAGGAGCAGACGCCGCTGCCCGAAGCATGATAGATGCCGTAGCATTCCGTACTTACCAGCTCCAGCAGAAAAATAGCCAAGTCCCTCGTGTATGTCGGCGAGCCCCACTGGTCCGCTACAACCTTCAACTGC
This region of Paenibacillus sp. JDR-2 genomic DNA includes:
- a CDS encoding cupredoxin domain-containing protein; its protein translation is MSRVFIINKKHVQLFVFALLIILLAAVYLSWNRTHTASSQPTKVQTIQLVTGEFSTTTEDGKKLEVYRWDPGTVSLRKGEPVELRISGVNGSSHPFVIEGLGIKGEVKKGQTTVVRFTPEQAGTYPIICQVHTDMNNGGPMVGYIEVH
- a CDS encoding Tex family protein, with amino-acid sequence MASQLSIPITKVKSAVALLDEGNTIPFIARYRKEMTGELDENDLRAIEERLQYMRNLEERKREVIRLIDEQGKLTDELRRSIEASGKLQEVEDLYRPYRQKRKTRASVAKERGLEPLALWLWAQPRQGEPLAEASKYVNEDKGVASAEDALQGAMDILAENIADDAAIRSWVRKHTFDQALLKTEAKNADAESVYEMYYSYQEPVRKLPPHRVLAINRGEREDILRVSFELSAERIHEFIQRKVLRQQTAPAVRDVLAAVIEDAYKRLISPSIEREVRGELTEKAEEHAISIFSENLRNLLLQPPVRGNVVLGVDPAYRTGCKLAVIDDTGKLMEVAVTYPTPPNNKAAEAEKIINGQIDRYGVTLIVIGNGTASRETEQFIAGLIGKRKAAGQGELKYIIVSEAGASVYSASKLAAEEFPDLDVAERSAVSIARRLQDPLAELVKIEPKAIGVGQYQHDVSQKRLDESLGGVVESAVNHVGVDVNTASASLLSYVAGINATIAKNIVKYREENGRFAKRGQLQKVPRLGAKSYEQCIGFLRIPEAANPLDSTPIHPESYDVVGKLFAELGLKQNQLGTEELKEKLSGIDPAAMASSLGVGVPTLKDIIDSLLRPGRDPREELPPPIFHTDVLNIEDLTPGMELQGTVRNVIDFGAFIDIGIKNDGLVHISQMSDKFVKHPMDVVSVGDNVTVWVLGVDLKKGRVSLTMRKQA
- a CDS encoding Rrf2 family transcriptional regulator, with translation MNIIIQPDNNPIQTEKERCSSAPNHKWFGLSLQALVVLSRKPNACTSAELAGHMKSEATMLRRVLAKLAREQLLETREGRDGGYRLKRAPETITLADVYLALRVGEPLCSGMLDTTGIHDFGQEMRVAFMEITDEVERRTLEVLRQVTIAQLSERICTLKRMDLNS
- a CDS encoding MBL fold metallo-hydrolase, which produces MRIETFTLGPLQTNAYLLTEKDEQSGEERGIIIDPGMGPKRLLDRIAGVKVEAILLTHAHFDHMGGVEEIRTAAGCPVYIHDLEADWLTDARKNGSMRWSDVTPPLTTGPAEYALDEGQTLNFIGHTFKVLHTPGHSPGSVSFLCGNDIFSGDVLFRQSVGRTDLPGGRERDLFDSIQLKLYKLSPEVKVYPGHGPKTTIGFEMANNPYVR
- a CDS encoding DedA family protein, which produces MDLIKDILHEILVWIESLGYFGILIGLLIEVIPSEIVLGFGGYLVSEGKISYLGAIIFGVLGAVGQNWILYAIGRFGGRPLVEKYGKYIKIKMKHVDVAEGWFKKYGAGIVFTARFIPVMRQVISIPAGMAKMNFGLFTLLTALASIPWTILFVHLGKTLGENWEDVDQKAAQYVQPAILIAIALLIVYVVYKFIRSRGKSV
- a CDS encoding thioredoxin family protein, which codes for MSRSVAEKLNKGISPQQFVEGMTKNKEAFQGWYDKFEWASDSDREFFESLKSRNDLRVFILMADWCGDVVRNIPVVFRALETGEIPVEVLIMEENLDTMDQFLTMGGRSVPVVIVTDAEGKAIHGTWGPRPTYIQEPMVLFKKENPDREAADYQDKLAETRKEIMRRYGEGTGYHALVVQEIRALIESV